The following are from one region of the Deltaproteobacteria bacterium genome:
- a CDS encoding septum formation initiator family protein, translating to MPIRFHLRLPTGWLLYLLGSLILAVALVTIIGERGALHLWRLHGEKAQLDEQNYRMQKENEALRQRIARIRHDDQHLEKLAREELNLVRPGDVVYLFPKSESRANRSSGLSDKPLSAPEFEAKSN from the coding sequence ATGCCAATTCGTTTTCACTTACGTCTGCCTACAGGATGGTTGCTCTACTTGCTCGGATCGCTGATCCTGGCGGTGGCTCTCGTGACCATCATCGGCGAGCGCGGCGCGCTCCATCTTTGGCGCCTCCACGGCGAAAAGGCCCAACTCGACGAGCAGAATTACCGCATGCAAAAAGAAAATGAAGCGTTGCGCCAGCGCATCGCGCGCATCCGCCACGACGACCAGCATCTGGAAAAGCTTGCCCGCGAAGAGTTGAACCTGGTCCGACCCGGCGACGTTGTCTACCTCTTTCCCAAAAGCGAGTCCCGCGCCAACCGTAGTAGCGGTTTGAGCGATAAGCCCTTGTCGGCGCCCGAATTTGAAGCCAAATCAAATTGA
- a CDS encoding phosphopyruvate hydratase, with the protein MKIQRVHGREVMDSRGQPTVEVEVRLTNGVIGRATVPSGASTGVHEAVELRDGGKRFLGKGVARAVAHVNDKIAPKLRGKEARDQATIDRIMLDLDGTANKGKLGANAILGASLAVAHAQARADGLALYRYLGGAAAKTLPVPMLNVLNGGAHADNNVDVQEFMVVPYGMKSFKEALRAAAEIFATLKKVLHDRGLSTSVGDEGGFAPRLKSNAEAIELLLEAIAKAGYKPGSQVALALDVASSEFYEDGNYIFKKSDGRRRGRADMVKLYEDWVRQYPIVSIEDGFAEDDWEGWRMMTQALGKKIQLVGDDLFVTNKVRLKRGIDSGVANSILVKVNQIGTLSETLETMKLAKAAGYTTVMSHRSGETEDVTIADLAVATNAGQIKTGAPCRGERTAKYNQLLRIEEELGKRAVYAGKSVFRASRGS; encoded by the coding sequence ATGAAAATACAACGAGTGCACGGCCGCGAGGTGATGGATTCACGGGGACAACCGACGGTGGAGGTGGAAGTCCGTTTGACCAACGGCGTCATCGGCCGGGCGACGGTGCCGTCGGGAGCGTCCACCGGCGTGCACGAAGCGGTGGAACTGCGCGACGGCGGCAAACGCTTTCTCGGCAAAGGCGTAGCGCGGGCGGTGGCCCATGTGAATGACAAGATCGCGCCCAAGTTGCGCGGCAAAGAGGCGCGCGATCAAGCGACCATCGACCGCATCATGCTCGATCTCGACGGCACCGCCAACAAAGGTAAGCTGGGCGCTAATGCGATCCTCGGCGCGTCCTTGGCTGTAGCCCACGCCCAGGCGCGCGCCGATGGGCTGGCGCTCTATCGCTATCTCGGCGGTGCGGCGGCAAAAACTTTGCCGGTGCCGATGCTCAACGTCCTCAACGGCGGCGCCCATGCCGACAACAATGTCGACGTGCAAGAGTTCATGGTCGTGCCCTACGGCATGAAAAGTTTCAAAGAAGCGCTGCGCGCCGCCGCGGAAATTTTCGCCACGCTGAAAAAAGTTCTTCACGATCGTGGGCTGTCGACCAGCGTCGGCGACGAAGGCGGCTTCGCGCCGCGGCTTAAAAGCAACGCTGAGGCCATCGAGTTGCTGCTCGAAGCGATCGCCAAGGCCGGTTACAAACCCGGCTCGCAGGTCGCCTTGGCGCTCGATGTGGCTTCGAGCGAATTTTATGAAGACGGCAATTATATTTTTAAAAAATCCGACGGCCGCAGAAGGGGCCGCGCCGATATGGTCAAGCTTTACGAGGACTGGGTGCGCCAGTATCCGATCGTCTCCATCGAGGATGGATTCGCCGAGGACGACTGGGAAGGTTGGCGCATGATGACCCAGGCGCTGGGCAAGAAAATTCAACTGGTCGGCGACGATCTGTTCGTCACCAACAAGGTGCGCCTTAAGCGCGGCATCGATTCCGGCGTCGCCAACTCGATTCTCGTCAAAGTCAACCAGATCGGCACTCTGAGCGAAACCTTGGAGACCATGAAGCTCGCCAAAGCCGCGGGTTACACGACCGTCATGTCGCACCGTTCCGGCGAAACCGAAGATGTGACCATCGCCGATCTGGCGGTGGCGACCAACGCCGGCCAGATCAAGACCGGCGCCCCCTGCCGCGGCGAGCGCACGGCCAAGTACAATCAGCTGCTGCGCATCGAGGAAGAACTCGGCAAGCGCGCGGTTTACGCCGGCAAGAGCGTCTTTCGAGCGAGCCGTGGAAGCTGA